In the genome of Thiorhodovibrio winogradskyi, the window CGCTTTCACAATATCGATGCCGGTGACCATCTCGGTGACCGGGTGTTCGACCTGCACCCGGGTGTTCATCTCGATGAAATAGAACTCGCCGTCTTGGTACAAGAACTCGAAGGTGCCTAGACCGCGATAGCCAATGCGAACACATGCCTCGGCGCAACGTTCGCCAATGCGCTGGCGCTGCTCGGCGGTGATGCCCGGTGCCGGGGCTTCTTCGACCACCTTCTGGTGGCGGCGCTGCATTGAGCAGTCGCGTTCGCCCAAATGGATGGCATGGCCGTGGTTGTCGGCCAGCACCTGGAACTCGACGTGGCGCGGATTTTCCAGGTACTTCTCCATATAAACCACGTCGTTGCCAAAAGCCGCGCCGGCCTCGGCCTTGGTCAGGGAGACGGCATTGAGCAGGGCGGCATCCGAATGCACCACGCGCATGCCGCGTCCACCGCCGCCGCCGGCGGCCTTGATGATAACCGGGTAGCCGATGTCGCGCGCCAGTTCCAGCAGTCGGTTGGGATCCTCGCTCAGCGGGCCGTCGGACCCGGGTACGCAGGGAACCCCGGCTGCTTGCATCGCACGAATCGCCGAGACCTTATCGCCCATCAAACGAATGGTGTCGGGTTTGGGGCCAATAAAGACAAAACCGCTGCGCTCGACGCGTTCGGCAAAGTCAGCGTTCTCGGATAGAAAGCCATAGCCGGGATGAATGGCGACTGTATCGGTCACCTCGGCGGCGCTGATAATCGACGGAATGTGGAGGTAGCTGTCGCGCGAGGGCGCCGGGCCGATGCAGACCGATTCATCGGCGAGCAGGACGTGTTTGAGATCGCGGTCGGCATCGGAATGCACCGCCACGGTTTTAATGCCAAGCTCGCGGCAGGCGCGCTGAATACGCAGCGCGATTTCACCGCGGTTGGCGATAAGGACCTTCTCGATCATGCGATGACAAAAAGCGGCTGGTTGTATTCCACGGGCTGGCCGTTTTCGACCAGGATGCGCTTGACGCGACCGGCGACGTCCGCCTCGATCTGGTTGAGGATCTTCATCGCCTCGATGATACACAGAGTATCGCCAAGCTTAACCTCGGAGCCGTCCTCGACAAAGGGCTTGGTGCCTGGTGAGGGTGAGCGGTAGAAGGTGCCAACCATGGGCGAACGCACCAGGGTGCCATCCTCGGGTTCACTGACGGCGGGTGACTCCAGGGTGGCGCCCCCCCCCAGACCAGGTGCTGCTGGAGCGGACGGCATGCTGGCCGGCATGAGTACGTTCGGCGGAGCGCTGCCATAACGGTTGATGCGAACCGATTCCTCGCCCTCGTGAATCTCGATCTCGGCGACGTTCGACTCTTCGAGTAACTCGATTAGTTTTTTGACCTTACGGATGTCCATGCGGCTTGGATCTCTCGATGGGGCTAATTCAGAAGGGCTGGCCGGGCTGGCGATTTGGTGCCAATCGCATCCGCTGCCCGAGCTTGTTGTGATTATCCATGATGACCGGCTTGACTGGGTAGGCAACCGCTAGACGCCGCCGGAATTCATAGTGTTGGTGGATCTCAGGTAGTTTTGAGCGGCGATGAACGCCAGTTCATAGCCGTCGGCGCCCAGCCCGCTGATCACGCCCATGGCAATGTCAGAAAAATAAGACTGTGCCCGGAACGGCTCACGTGCGTGAACGTTTGACAAATGCACCTCAATGAAGGGCAGATTGACGGCAAGAATGGCATCACGCAACGCGATGCTGCTATGGGTGAAGGCAGCCGGATTGAAAATCATGAACACCACCCCGTCAGTCGGTGCTCGATGTATCTGGTCGATCAGCACATGTTCGGCATTGCTCTGCGCGAAGATTAAGTCCAAGCCCATTGGTTCGGCCGCCGCGCGCAGGCGCTGCTCAATCCGCGCCAGGGTGATCTGACCATAGATCCCCGGCTCGCGCTGGCCGAGCAGGTTCAGGTTGGGACCGTTGAGGCAGAGAATGGCCGACATAGGCTGCGCATGCTCGTTTTGCCGGGGAATCCGGACCTTGGGGTTGATCGAACTGGGTTGAACGCGGTTGCGGGCTTGGCTTGTTAATCACACTTGTAATCAGGGTGGCGAACTTCGACCCCAGTTGCCCAAAATGGCGGACATTGGCCGATAACAGGCGGAAAAGAAGCCCGTCCAGGTCAATACCGGCAAGGTTAAAGCAAAGTGCGCCGATTTACAAAAATCGCCGCGTATCGGCGATCTTCTGATTGGCCCGGACGCCTCCAGTGCTGCTGCCTTCAGGCAAGAGGGGCGGCAGCAGCGCTTCAACCTCCAGCTTGAGTCTGTCCTCGTCAATGAGGCCAGCCTGGCTGAAAACGGCGCGGCCAGTGCGATCGAACATTAGGGTAAAGGGCAGGGACCGGGTCCGGTTGCCAAAACGTGCCGCCAGTTCGATCTCAGGCAAGCCACCAAAGAGTATCTGGTAATTGAGCGGGCGGCTGGCAAGGAAGGTGCTGATGTCCTTGGGTGTGTCGATGGCGATACTCGCCACCTGCAGCACGCTGGTGTCGTGGGCGACCTGCAGGCGCTCAAGCGAGCCGATCTGGGACAGGCAGGGGGCACACCAACTCGCCCAGAAGTGCATGATCAGCACCTTGCCAGCCCAGTTGTGGCTGCCGATCTCATTGCCATGAATGTCCGTCAGGCGCAGGTCCGGGAGGACCATCGCCCGCTGCCGTTCTGTTCCGGACATCAGGGCGAAATTCGGATGGTCGTCCATCCAGCGCTGACCAAAGAGGGCAACGCTGATGCTCAGTGTGCCAGCCAGCAGGGTGACGAACAGGACTTTTATCACACTCATGGGATCACCGTGATGGACCCTAGGGTCATGGTTTAAGTGCGCGCAAATGGGCGGCAAATTCTTCCGACGGCACGAAGCCAACGAGGCGGAAACCGCGCAACTCGCTGCCGGAGGAGTCGAAAAACAGTATCGCCGGCGGGCCGGGTATGCCGAAGCGCTCCTGCATCAGGGCTCTGTCCTCGGCATCGTTGGCGGTCACATCGGCCTGCAGCAGAACAAAACCCGCCATGGCGGCCTGAACCTCGGGCTCGGGGAAGGTATAACGCTCCATCTCCTTGCAGGATACACACCAGTCGGCATAGAAGTCGAGCATCAGGGGTTGGCCCTTGGCCGCGGCGGCGGCCAGTTCACGCTCCAGATCGGCGACCGTCTTGATGCGTTTGAACTCGGCCTGGGCGCTGCTTTGCGCGCCACCGACCGGCATCAGCCCGCGCAGGGGTTGCAGCGTATCGCGCCCGCCGGCGGCGGTGCCGACCAGCATCAGGGCGCCATAGATCAGCAGGCTGATACCCAGGCCTTTCCATAGATTGCGCCAGCCACTGGCCTGCACGGGCAGGGGCTCGAGCGCGCCCAGATACACCGCCGAGGCAATCAGCAGCAGCCCCCAGAGCGCCATTGCCATGGCCGCCGGTAGGATGCGCTCGAGCAACATGATCGCCACGGCCAGCAGCAGCACGCCGAACACGGCCTTGACTGCATCCATCCAGCCACCGGCGCGCGGCAGTAGCTTGCCGGCAGAGGTGCCAATGAGTAGCAGAGGCGCGCCCATGCCGAGCCCAAGTCCAAACAGGGCAAAAAAGCCGAGCACCGCATCACCGGTCTTGCCGATAAAAATGAGCGCGCCCATCAGCGGTGGGGCGACACAGGGGCCAACAATCAAAGCCGAGAGAACACCCATGATGGCCGCGCCGATCAGGGTGCCACCCTGTTGCTTGTTGCTCAGTTCCGTCAGCCGGGTTTGCAGGCTGCTGGGCAGTTGCAGCTCGTAGAAGCCGAACATCGACAACGCTAGGGCGACGAAAATGCCGGCGAAGAGCGTCAGCACCCAGGGAGTCTGGAATGCGGCCTGCAGGTTGGCGCCAAAGAGCCCGGCAATCAGGCCGACGATGGCGTAGGTGAGCGCCATGGCCAGCACATAGGCCAGCGACAGCATGAAGGCCTGGCGGGTGGTGATGCCCTTGCCCTGACCGGCAATGATGCCCGAGAGAATGGGAATCATCGGGAAGACGCATGGGGTCAAGGCCAGCAATAGCCCGAGACCGAAGAAGAGTGCCAGGGCACCGAAGATGCCGGTTTTTGCCAGCCGCGCGGCAATCTGGTCCTGCTCGGAGACACGCGCTATCTCCGCCTGGGGCGCGGTGGCTGTGGGGGGTTGTGCGCTGGCCAGAGTTCGCGCATCCGCCACAGCTTGCGAATCAGCCAGCTCGGTGGTCGGCGGCAAGGCCAGGGTGATGGTCTTGGTCACCGGCGGATAACAGATGCCGCGTTCGGCGCAGCCCTGGAAGCTGGCGGTCAAGCGAATGTCGCTCGCCTCGCCGCGAGTGCGCAGCAGCGGTAGCTCGGCGCTCAGAAGGCCCTGGTAGATGGCGACATCGCCGATGCTGCCGTCCGGGCGCACGGTGTTGGCCTTGATCTCAGCCTCGGGCAAAGCGAGTTCGCCAAGTCGCACGCCCGCGGCCTCGGCGCTCTCTGGGGTGAGTTCCAGCGTGATCTTGTCACGATATAAAAAGGTCTCGGGCGCGATCATCCAGCGCAGTTCCAGCCGGTTGGGTGACTTGATGTCGGCTGAAAAAACAAAGGCTTCCTCGGCTGGGAGAATGTCGTGCTCACCAGCGAAGCCGCGACGAGCACTGGTAACGAGCGCATTGAGCGGGTTGGAGGCGGGCCTCGAGTCAGAGGCAGGGCTGGTTGCCGGATTGGGCGCCTGCTGGGCGGCTGAATCAAGGGCAGGCAGGTCAAGCTCGAGCGCGACTTCCTCGGGCGGATAGCAGAAGCCGGCATCGGCGCAGCCTTGAAAGCGCGCGAGCAGTGTTAGGCGCCCAGCAGCGCTGTCGGCGCGCTCAAGCGGAATTCGTATCTCTATCTGATTTCGATAAATCTCGACCTCGCCGAAGAACTGATCCTGCCGGATTTCGCCCGACGGAAGCCGCGGCTGGCCCAAACTCACCCCGGGTGTCTCGCTGCGGAAGCGGAGCTTGCCCTGGTACAGGTAATAGCCGGGGGCAATCCGCCAGCGCACGGCTATTTCGTCGGGGCCAAGAGCTTCGGCCGCGGGTTGAAAGGCCTGCTGAACTGGCAGGAAATCCGCCCATGCCGGTCCACTCAGACTCGTTACCAGCCCCGCGACCAGCATCCAGAGGCCAAGCCAGCCAGACGCGGATGAGGATCGCCCAGGGCGTGGGGCTTGGTTGTGGTGTGCTTTTTGGTTGGGCATCACGTGCTTTTGGTGCATGTGTCAATCCATTCCAGATAGTGATCCGATCCCGCGATAACAGGCACGACAATAAACTCAGGCACCTCGTAAGGATGTTCGGTCAAGATACGCGCCTCAAGTGCGTGCAAACGTGCCTGCGTTGTCTTGATCATCAGCAGGGTCTCGGCATCCTGGCACAGATCCCCTTCCCAGAGGTAAAAGGAGGTTGCGCCCGGCAGCAGGGAGACGCAGGCGGCCAGACCTTCTTTGACTAGCAGCGTGGCGATGCGCTCGGCGCATGCAGCGTCGGGACAGGTGCAGTAGGCGATGCAGGGTGGCGATGACATTGGCGAGAATCCCTGTGGCGGCTGGTTGAGTCGGGACAATTGGCCGAGCATTCTAGACCATAGCGGTGCGCGCGCGCCGGCTTAAGGCAGTTGTGAAGGCGAGCCAAGCTTTCCGGGTTGGGGGATTGCGCTAGTCGGCTCCGCGGTCTATGGTCGCGGATCAAGCGTTGCCGCCGCGATTTTGTCTTGATGTTGGTCCGATGCCGGCTTGGCGCCGGTTTCGGTGATGGTGGCGATCATTCATTCATCCACTGCTTTGTGAGCTCCATTGTGCTTTGGTTTTTTTTGTTATTCGTCGGCACGCCCCTGATCGAGCTGTATTTTTTGCTCAAGGTGGGGTCCATCATCGGGGCGCTGCCAACCATTTTGTTGTCGATCTTTACCGCGGCGCTGGGTGGCTACCTGGTGCGTGAGCAAGGGCTGTCGGTGCTGATGCGGGTGCGGACCATGCTTGACCAGGGCGTGATGCCGGCGTTCGAGGTGCTTGATGGCGCCATTTTGCTGCTGTGCGGGTTTTCGCTCTTGCTGCCGGGCTTTGTGACCGATGCCGTGGGTTTTCTGCTGTTGGTGCCGCCCCTGCGTCACTGGTTAATCCGCCGTTATATCGCGGTGACGCCAGCTGCCGGCGATGTGAGTGTGCACAGCTCCCGGCAGGACTACATCGAGGTGGATTATCGGCGCGAGGATGACTGACCTCGTATCCTCTGAATGAGCTCCAGATAACGGCCGGCGCTGATGTCCGCCTGATAGTCGCTGACTGCCGCGCGCAGGGTCTCGGCGGGCAGGGGCGCATCCAGGGTCGCGGCCATGGCCTGTGCCAGTGCGTGGGCATCGCCGACTGGCACCAAGGGGCCAAAGCGACCCTGCCGCAGGATCTCGGCTGGTCCGCTCGGGCAGTCGGTGGCAACCGCTGGGGTGCCCAAAGCCAGGGCCTCGGTCAGCGCATTGGGTGATCCCTCCCAGGCAGAGGAGAGCGCAAGCAGGTTGGCGCGCGCGATAAAGGGGTAGGGATTGGCGAGAAACCCCGGAAGATCGACCGACTCGCTCAGGCCAAGTTCGGCAATCAATCCTTCCAGTTCCGGGCGTTTGGCTCCTTCTCCCAGAATGATCAGCCGGCACGGACGCTGTTGTCTGAGCTGGGCAAAGGCGCGGATCAGGGTCGGGAAGTCCTTCTGCCGCTGCAGGCGACCGATACCCAGGATGACTGGGATCACGGGCGTTTGCGCCGGTTCGCGCTCCGCGTGCCGCAGCCAGGGGTGAGGGCAGGGCGCTTGCGCGCGCTCGGCAAGCGCGGGCGTGATCACCGGGTTGCGCACTACATGGATGCGCTCGGCGGGCAGGCGGGCAAGGGTTCTCACATCCTCGGCAACGCCCGCGGATACCGCGACAATGCCCTCGATATGCGGATAGAGCCAGCGGATGAGCCCATAGCGCAACCAGCGCTCCGCGGCCGAGCGAGCGGCCATGGCGGTCGACAGGTGGGTCCCCAGGCGCAGCAGGATGGCGGTGTCGACCCCGGCCAGGGCGCGCGCCATGACCGCGCTGCGCCCGGCCCTGTCCTTGGCCACCAGCAGGGCGGCGGGGCGTGCCCGCCGCAGATAAAGCGCGAGGGCCGGGATGGCAAGCTGGCTGTGGCGCCCGGCGAGCCGACGCTGGCGAATGCCGGGTGGGAGGTCCCGCAGATAGGCTGAGTTCGCGCGCAGCAGCAGCAGATCAACCCTTATGCCACGGGCATCGAAGGCGATCAACAGGTTGATCAGCATGCGCTCCACCCCGCCGTTGCCGGAAAAGGACGCGAGCACGGCGATGGAGTCGGGGTGGGGCGACATTCGTCTCTCCCGAGGCGGTCTTGTCGGACTTGAAGTGGCCAGCCCTGAAGGGGTCAGCCCTGAAAAGGCACGGGTACAAAGCGCTGCTGGCCGTCCTGTTCAACGCGCAGCAACACTGACGGGCGGCCCTGAGCGGCCACATCGCGAATCAGGCCGACGACCTGCTCTGGAGTGCTCACCTGTTGCTGCCCAACCATTGAAATCACGGTGCCGGCGCGAATGCCGGCGCGAGCCGCCGGGCCGTTCGGCTCGACCTCCGCGACCAGGACGCCCGTGGTGTCCGCGCGCAAGTTGTACTGACGCCGACCCTCGGGCGTGATTGGCGTCAGATACACGCCCAGGCGTGCCTGGTCGCTGCCGTTGTTCGGGCTGCTGGCCGCGAGTTGGCCATCGCCCGGCATCTGACCAATGGTCACGGGCAGGGTCAGGTCTTTGCCGCCCCGCATCAGTTCAACCCGCGCCTTCGTGCCAGCCTCCAGGCTGGCAATCAGGCGGGTGAGATCCCGATAGTCTTCCATGGGTTGGCCGGATACGCCCAGTATCACGTCCCCGTTGCGCAGGCCCGCGGCCGCGGCCGGGCCCTCGGGCAGGACGTCGGTCACCAGCACACCCTTGCGGTCCGGCAAGCCAAGGCTGGAGGCGACTTCATCGGTGACAGGTTGGATTTGCACGCCCAGCCAGCCGCGATCCACATGGCCCTTGGTGCGCAAATCCGCGACGATGCTCGACACCGTCTCGGCCGGGATGGCGAAGCCAATGCCGATGTTGCCGCCGCTCGGGGAGAAAATGGCGGTGTTGACCCCAATCACCCGACCGCTGGCGTCGAACAATGGCCCGCCCGAATTGCCGCGATTGATAGGCGCGTCGATTTGCAGATAATCATCATAGGGGCCGGAGTTGATGTCGCGTCCGCGCGCCGAGATAATCCCGGCGCTGACCGAGCCACCAAGCCCGAAGGGATTGCCCACCGCCAGCACCCAGTCGCCGACCCGGGCACCCGCGGCACTGCCAAGCTGAACCGCGGTCAAAGGTGTTTGTGGCTCGATCTTAATCAGCGCCAGATCGGTCTTGGGGTCGCGGCCAATCAAGGTTGCCTGGTATTCATCGGCGTTGTTCAAAGTGACCCGGATGCGCTCGGCACCCTCGACCACGTGATTGTTGGTGACGATATAGCCCGCTGGGTCGATGATAAAGCCGGAACCTTCCCCTTCGCGCGGCATGGAGAAGCCGGGCTCGGCATGAAAGCGGCGGAAAAACTCCGACAGCGGAGAGTCTTCGGGCAGTCCGGGTGGCAGAACGGGCGGGAGACCGGAAGCGCCAGAGTGACCTCCGCGGACTGATTGTTCAACGCTAATGTTCACCACTGCATCGACCACCTGTTCGACAATGTCCGCAAAACTGG includes:
- the cutA gene encoding divalent-cation tolerance protein CutA, which gives rise to MSSPPCIAYCTCPDAACAERIATLLVKEGLAACVSLLPGATSFYLWEGDLCQDAETLLMIKTTQARLHALEARILTEHPYEVPEFIVVPVIAGSDHYLEWIDTCTKST
- a CDS encoding FxsA family protein encodes the protein MLWFFLLFVGTPLIELYFLLKVGSIIGALPTILLSIFTAALGGYLVREQGLSVLMRVRTMLDQGVMPAFEVLDGAILLLCGFSLLLPGFVTDAVGFLLLVPPLRHWLIRRYIAVTPAAGDVSVHSSRQDYIEVDYRREDD
- the dsbD gene encoding protein-disulfide reductase DsbD; the encoded protein is MHQKHVMPNQKAHHNQAPRPGRSSSASGWLGLWMLVAGLVTSLSGPAWADFLPVQQAFQPAAEALGPDEIAVRWRIAPGYYLYQGKLRFRSETPGVSLGQPRLPSGEIRQDQFFGEVEIYRNQIEIRIPLERADSAAGRLTLLARFQGCADAGFCYPPEEVALELDLPALDSAAQQAPNPATSPASDSRPASNPLNALVTSARRGFAGEHDILPAEEAFVFSADIKSPNRLELRWMIAPETFLYRDKITLELTPESAEAAGVRLGELALPEAEIKANTVRPDGSIGDVAIYQGLLSAELPLLRTRGEASDIRLTASFQGCAERGICYPPVTKTITLALPPTTELADSQAVADARTLASAQPPTATAPQAEIARVSEQDQIAARLAKTGIFGALALFFGLGLLLALTPCVFPMIPILSGIIAGQGKGITTRQAFMLSLAYVLAMALTYAIVGLIAGLFGANLQAAFQTPWVLTLFAGIFVALALSMFGFYELQLPSSLQTRLTELSNKQQGGTLIGAAIMGVLSALIVGPCVAPPLMGALIFIGKTGDAVLGFFALFGLGLGMGAPLLLIGTSAGKLLPRAGGWMDAVKAVFGVLLLAVAIMLLERILPAAMAMALWGLLLIASAVYLGALEPLPVQASGWRNLWKGLGISLLIYGALMLVGTAAGGRDTLQPLRGLMPVGGAQSSAQAEFKRIKTVADLERELAAAAAKGQPLMLDFYADWCVSCKEMERYTFPEPEVQAAMAGFVLLQADVTANDAEDRALMQERFGIPGPPAILFFDSSGSELRGFRLVGFVPSEEFAAHLRALKP
- a CDS encoding Do family serine endopeptidase; its protein translation is MLGLLVMALIAPGPVRAAAESEAVMRTTMPPPVTMAAPSFADIVEQVVDAVVNISVEQSVRGGHSGASGLPPVLPPGLPEDSPLSEFFRRFHAEPGFSMPREGEGSGFIIDPAGYIVTNNHVVEGAERIRVTLNNADEYQATLIGRDPKTDLALIKIEPQTPLTAVQLGSAAGARVGDWVLAVGNPFGLGGSVSAGIISARGRDINSGPYDDYLQIDAPINRGNSGGPLFDASGRVIGVNTAIFSPSGGNIGIGFAIPAETVSSIVADLRTKGHVDRGWLGVQIQPVTDEVASSLGLPDRKGVLVTDVLPEGPAAAAGLRNGDVILGVSGQPMEDYRDLTRLIASLEAGTKARVELMRGGKDLTLPVTIGQMPGDGQLAASSPNNGSDQARLGVYLTPITPEGRRQYNLRADTTGVLVAEVEPNGPAARAGIRAGTVISMVGQQQVSTPEQVVGLIRDVAAQGRPSVLLRVEQDGQQRFVPVPFQG
- the accC gene encoding acetyl-CoA carboxylase biotin carboxylase subunit, which encodes MIEKVLIANRGEIALRIQRACRELGIKTVAVHSDADRDLKHVLLADESVCIGPAPSRDSYLHIPSIISAAEVTDTVAIHPGYGFLSENADFAERVERSGFVFIGPKPDTIRLMGDKVSAIRAMQAAGVPCVPGSDGPLSEDPNRLLELARDIGYPVIIKAAGGGGGRGMRVVHSDAALLNAVSLTKAEAGAAFGNDVVYMEKYLENPRHVEFQVLADNHGHAIHLGERDCSMQRRHQKVVEEAPAPGITAEQRQRIGERCAEACVRIGYRGLGTFEFLYQDGEFYFIEMNTRVQVEHPVTEMVTGIDIVKAQILVASGEPLQFQQSDIEMRGHAIECRINAEHPETFMPSPGRIEDFHAPGGPGIRMDTHIYSGYVVPPYYDSMIGKLVAHGENRDCAIARMNNALRETVIEGIQTNIPLHRQIMKDAAFQAGGANIHYLEKKLGL
- the aroQ gene encoding type II 3-dehydroquinate dehydratase, producing the protein MSAILCLNGPNLNLLGQREPGIYGQITLARIEQRLRAAAEPMGLDLIFAQSNAEHVLIDQIHRAPTDGVVFMIFNPAAFTHSSIALRDAILAVNLPFIEVHLSNVHAREPFRAQSYFSDIAMGVISGLGADGYELAFIAAQNYLRSTNTMNSGGV
- a CDS encoding TlpA family protein disulfide reductase, whose amino-acid sequence is MSVIKVLFVTLLAGTLSISVALFGQRWMDDHPNFALMSGTERQRAMVLPDLRLTDIHGNEIGSHNWAGKVLIMHFWASWCAPCLSQIGSLERLQVAHDTSVLQVASIAIDTPKDISTFLASRPLNYQILFGGLPEIELAARFGNRTRSLPFTLMFDRTGRAVFSQAGLIDEDRLKLEVEALLPPLLPEGSSTGGVRANQKIADTRRFL
- the accB gene encoding acetyl-CoA carboxylase biotin carboxyl carrier protein translates to MDIRKVKKLIELLEESNVAEIEIHEGEESVRINRYGSAPPNVLMPASMPSAPAAPGLGGGATLESPAVSEPEDGTLVRSPMVGTFYRSPSPGTKPFVEDGSEVKLGDTLCIIEAMKILNQIEADVAGRVKRILVENGQPVEYNQPLFVIA
- a CDS encoding glycosyltransferase; this translates as MSPHPDSIAVLASFSGNGGVERMLINLLIAFDARGIRVDLLLLRANSAYLRDLPPGIRQRRLAGRHSQLAIPALALYLRRARPAALLVAKDRAGRSAVMARALAGVDTAILLRLGTHLSTAMAARSAAERWLRYGLIRWLYPHIEGIVAVSAGVAEDVRTLARLPAERIHVVRNPVITPALAERAQAPCPHPWLRHAEREPAQTPVIPVILGIGRLQRQKDFPTLIRAFAQLRQQRPCRLIILGEGAKRPELEGLIAELGLSESVDLPGFLANPYPFIARANLLALSSAWEGSPNALTEALALGTPAVATDCPSGPAEILRQGRFGPLVPVGDAHALAQAMAATLDAPLPAETLRAAVSDYQADISAGRYLELIQRIRGQSSSRR